From the Microbacterium sp. W4I4 genome, one window contains:
- a CDS encoding sugar ABC transporter ATP-binding protein codes for MDTPQASPLVELEGIVVEFPGVRALDGVDFRLFPGEVHALMGENGAGKSTLIGVLTGTCRPSAGTVIVGGEERSFSGVAESRAAGIATVFQEAQLSPNLSVGENVMLGRERRGRFGIDWRRTRADAAEALRRLGLDDLDPRTHLSMLSPAQKQLVALARSVVDDPRVLVLDEPTSSLDQAEVATLMRVIRGLRDRGVAILFISHFLEQAFTISDRMTVLRGGRKVAETATRDLERADLISQMLGKDIESLRALGSERKAHHYSADGEPAFRAERLSRRGELAPTDIEVHRGEIVGFAGLRGSGRTELASLMGGDTRSDGGALWIDGDRVSLRSPSAALRRRITMTSENRRLDGIIPELTARENIVLSLQALRGWTRPISQAEQAALIDTYVDALHLDPSDLTRPVEQLSGGTQQKVLLARALAVRPHVLILDEPTKGIDIAAKLDIQRRISQLAGDGVAVVFISSELEEVVRLSDRIVVLKDREKIGELSNGPGVTVDTVVEMIAAELHSDAG; via the coding sequence ATGGACACCCCGCAGGCGTCGCCACTGGTCGAACTCGAGGGCATCGTCGTCGAGTTCCCCGGCGTCCGCGCCCTCGACGGCGTGGACTTCCGGCTGTTCCCCGGGGAGGTGCACGCGTTGATGGGCGAGAACGGCGCGGGGAAGTCGACGTTGATCGGCGTACTCACCGGCACCTGCCGCCCCTCTGCCGGCACGGTGATCGTCGGCGGCGAGGAGCGCAGCTTCTCCGGTGTGGCTGAGAGTCGCGCGGCCGGCATCGCGACCGTGTTCCAGGAGGCGCAGCTGAGCCCCAACCTCAGCGTCGGCGAGAATGTCATGCTCGGCCGGGAGCGTCGCGGCCGGTTCGGGATCGACTGGCGTCGCACTCGGGCGGATGCCGCCGAGGCGCTGCGCCGCCTCGGGCTGGACGACCTGGATCCGCGCACGCACCTGTCGATGCTCTCGCCCGCGCAGAAGCAGCTGGTCGCGCTGGCGCGCTCGGTGGTCGACGACCCGCGGGTGCTGGTCCTCGACGAACCGACCTCGAGCCTGGATCAGGCCGAGGTCGCCACCCTCATGCGGGTGATCCGCGGCCTGCGCGACCGCGGCGTCGCGATCCTGTTCATCTCGCACTTCCTGGAGCAGGCGTTCACGATCAGCGACCGGATGACCGTGCTGCGCGGCGGCCGCAAGGTCGCCGAGACCGCCACCCGCGACCTGGAGCGCGCCGATCTGATCTCGCAGATGCTCGGCAAGGACATCGAGAGCCTGCGCGCCCTCGGCTCCGAGCGCAAGGCGCACCACTACTCCGCGGACGGAGAGCCGGCCTTCCGCGCCGAGCGCCTCAGCCGCCGCGGCGAGCTCGCGCCCACCGACATCGAGGTGCACCGTGGCGAGATCGTCGGCTTCGCGGGGCTGCGCGGTTCGGGGCGCACCGAGCTGGCCTCGCTGATGGGCGGCGACACCCGCTCCGACGGCGGTGCGCTGTGGATCGACGGCGATCGGGTGTCGCTGCGCTCGCCCTCGGCGGCGCTGCGCCGTCGCATCACGATGACCAGCGAGAACCGCCGCCTGGACGGCATCATCCCCGAGCTCACCGCCCGCGAGAACATCGTGCTGTCGCTGCAGGCGCTGCGCGGTTGGACCCGTCCGATCTCGCAGGCCGAGCAGGCGGCCCTCATCGACACCTATGTGGATGCGCTCCACCTGGATCCGAGTGATCTCACCCGTCCGGTGGAGCAGCTCTCCGGGGGCACGCAGCAGAAGGTGCTGCTGGCCCGAGCACTCGCGGTGCGCCCGCACGTGCTGATCCTGGACGAGCCCACCAAGGGCATCGACATCGCCGCCAAGCTCGACATCCAGCGCCGCATCAGCCAGCTCGCCGGCGACGGGGTGGCGGTGGTGTTCATCTCGTCCGAGCTGGAAGAGGTCGTGCGCCTGAGCGACCGCATCGTCGTGCTGAAGGACCGCGAGAAGATCGGCGAGCTCAGCAACGGCCCCGGCGTCACGGTCGACACCGTCGTGGAGATGATCGCCGCCGAGCTGCACTCGGATGCCGGGTGA
- a CDS encoding LacI family DNA-binding transcriptional regulator, whose protein sequence is MANVGSDKPNIRQVASIAGVSHMTVSRVLNDHPNIKPETRRRVLEAIEELDYKPNLVARALATQRSQRIGVIVESAVAFGPTSILRAVELAARAAGYSVTPIALHDGDALTPHDAVDSLITQGVDAICVVAPRSSSIAALRRVSMSVPLLVVKADADPTFLTVSIDQHQGTTLLVDHLVALGHRDILHVSGPLDWLDARARERAFHTRARSWGIRERPIVVGDWSADFAYDFAKGLNRLPDYTAIFAANDDTAIGLIHGLHERGFDVPGDISVAGFDDVPLARHFLPPLTTVRQDFRALGGAVVEMLRAAIERREIPQLTRIPTEIVVRESTAAPRERR, encoded by the coding sequence GTGGCGAACGTCGGATCCGACAAGCCCAACATCCGTCAGGTCGCCTCGATCGCGGGCGTCTCGCATATGACGGTGTCGCGGGTGCTGAACGATCACCCGAACATCAAGCCCGAGACCCGCCGGCGCGTGCTGGAGGCCATCGAGGAGCTCGACTACAAGCCCAACCTGGTCGCCAGGGCGCTGGCCACTCAGCGCAGTCAGCGCATCGGCGTGATCGTGGAGAGCGCGGTGGCCTTCGGGCCCACCAGCATCCTGCGTGCGGTGGAGCTCGCGGCACGTGCGGCCGGCTACTCGGTCACCCCGATCGCCCTGCACGACGGCGATGCGCTCACGCCGCACGACGCGGTCGACAGCCTGATCACACAGGGAGTGGACGCGATCTGCGTGGTCGCACCGCGTTCGTCGTCGATCGCCGCGCTGCGCAGGGTCTCCATGAGCGTGCCGCTGCTGGTCGTCAAGGCCGACGCCGACCCGACCTTCCTGACCGTGTCGATCGATCAGCATCAGGGCACGACCCTGCTCGTCGACCATCTCGTCGCCCTCGGGCATCGGGACATCCTGCACGTGTCGGGTCCGTTGGACTGGCTGGACGCCCGCGCCCGCGAGCGCGCCTTCCACACCAGGGCGCGTTCCTGGGGCATCCGCGAGCGCCCGATCGTGGTGGGCGACTGGTCCGCCGACTTCGCCTACGACTTCGCCAAGGGCTTGAACCGCCTGCCGGACTACACCGCGATCTTCGCGGCCAACGACGACACGGCGATCGGTCTGATCCACGGGCTGCACGAACGGGGCTTCGACGTGCCGGGCGACATCAGCGTCGCCGGCTTCGATGACGTGCCGCTGGCCCGGCACTTCCTGCCGCCGCTGACGACGGTGCGGCAGGATTTCCGCGCGCTCGGGGGTGCGGTGGTGGAGATGCTGCGTGCGGCGATCGAGCGTCGCGAGATCCCGCAGCTCACCCGGATCCCCACAGAGATCGTCGTGCGCGAGTCGACAGCCGCTCCCCGGGAGCGGCGCTGA
- a CDS encoding substrate-binding domain-containing protein, with the protein MSAKKHIRSVLGFAAVGALALGLAACSSADTGDKGGDAGKAGDLINVGFVAVGPEGGWRQANEQNIKDTFTEDAGYKLSYAPAANLDQKSQIDSFTAFVDQEVDVILLSATEATGWEDSLKLAQEAEIPVILLDRGIEPNDTSLYVTRIAPDNVEVAKEVGAWAATTFPEGGNYVVLEGPAGVGVVNERNKGFEEGLGDSKLTKADAQTANWSTEEGKSVLETMLKANDNDIQFVFAQNDEMGLGAAQAAEEAGLKVGTDIKIATIDGTKNAIQALADGKLSYVHEYNPLFGETALDVVKKALDGDKVDSYIIVPSLAFDSADAAKTALPERKY; encoded by the coding sequence ATGTCTGCAAAGAAGCACATCCGCTCGGTTCTCGGCTTCGCAGCCGTCGGCGCACTCGCACTCGGCCTGGCCGCGTGCTCGAGCGCCGACACCGGCGACAAGGGCGGGGATGCCGGCAAGGCCGGCGACCTGATCAATGTCGGCTTCGTCGCGGTCGGCCCGGAGGGCGGCTGGCGTCAGGCCAACGAGCAGAACATCAAGGACACGTTCACCGAGGACGCCGGCTACAAGCTGAGCTACGCACCCGCGGCGAATCTCGACCAGAAGTCCCAGATCGACAGCTTCACCGCATTCGTCGACCAGGAGGTCGACGTGATCCTGCTGTCGGCCACCGAGGCCACCGGCTGGGAGGACTCGCTCAAGCTCGCCCAGGAAGCCGAGATCCCGGTGATCCTGCTGGACCGCGGCATCGAGCCGAACGACACCAGCCTGTACGTCACCCGCATCGCGCCCGACAACGTCGAGGTCGCGAAGGAGGTCGGCGCGTGGGCGGCGACCACCTTCCCGGAGGGCGGAAACTACGTCGTGCTCGAAGGTCCGGCCGGTGTCGGCGTGGTCAACGAGCGCAACAAGGGCTTCGAGGAGGGCCTCGGCGACTCGAAGCTGACCAAGGCCGACGCGCAGACCGCGAACTGGTCGACGGAAGAGGGCAAGAGCGTCCTGGAGACCATGCTCAAGGCGAACGACAACGACATCCAGTTCGTCTTCGCGCAGAACGACGAGATGGGTCTCGGAGCCGCGCAGGCTGCTGAGGAAGCCGGCCTGAAGGTCGGCACCGACATCAAGATCGCCACGATCGACGGCACCAAGAACGCCATCCAGGCGCTCGCCGACGGCAAGCTCAGCTACGTGCACGAGTACAACCCGCTGTTCGGCGAGACCGCCCTCGACGTCGTGAAGAAGGCGCTCGACGGCGACAAGGTCGACTCGTACATCATCGTCCCGAGCCTGGCCTTCGACTCGGCCGACGCAGCCAAGACAGCTCTGCCGGAACGCAAGTACTGA